The segment CACGGAATCTTAGGGGACCGGCTCTGTTGCGTCTCCGGTTTGGGAGGGGGGGGGTAAATATGAACTGTCCATCCGGAGCGGTCGATACCGGCTCGTTTCGGAGACGCCGACGTCACAGGGCCTGCCTGCCCTGGCTGGCAGCGCCGGTGGAATCACCCGTGACCACGGTCGGTCAGAGATCAACCTATATTACGGCGTGCCCGGCGGCCGCGCGCCCGGCGCGGAGCCGGAGCCTGGAACTGGCTGCGGATCAGGTCGATGAGCGTAGTCACATCCAGCGGCTTGGAAAGGCATTCATCCGCTCCGGACTCGCGGGCCCGCTTGAAAATATTTTCATCCGGATACCCGGTCACCGCGATTATCCGGCACTGTTCCTCTTCCTCCCGGTTCTTGATGTCCCGGCAGACCTTGAACCCGTCTATTCCCGGCATGACCAGATCGATGATCAGCACGTCCGGGTCGAACTCGCCGATCATCCGGCCGGCGTCGTAACCGTCCGCGGCTTCCTTCACGTTGAACGCGGTCTCTTTCTGCAGCGCTCCGACCAGGCTTTTGCGGAAGCCTTCCTCATCGTCCACCACCAGCACCTTGATCGGTGAAATTTTGTCTGTCTGGGGGATGGGAAATCCGCGTTCCTTCAGAAATTCGAGGACGTCCTGACGGCGGAAACGCTTGTGACCTCCAGGTGTGGTCGCGAATTTGATCTGTTTGCGGAAACACCAGGACCTCACCGTGTCAGGCGAGACCCCGCACAGCTCGGCCAACTCTCGGGGGGTGAGCAGATCGCGCATATGTCATAATCCTTCCATGATTGGGTGGATAACTGCCGAAGTTTAAATCCGACCTTTTTTTTTGTCAAGTAATCTTGCCGTTTTATCGTGATTATCCATATTTTTAGGGGATTCCCCGATGCCAGAGTCCTCCCTTCCTGCTCATGCCCGCCCAGGCGCCGGCCTGCTCGCCGGGGAACGACAATCTGTCAGAAAGCGGGTATATCCGTAATAATTTCAACATAACACATATTTGCGTTATGCGCCATGCGTTGTTAACTTTCCGGAGCTTCACCCCCGGAGCCAGGTCGTGTGGAGGTGCGGGCGCGTGCTTAGAATTCTTTCCCGAATGACCAAAAGGATGTTATATTTGATATTGCTGATAAGTTGCAGGGTGTTCATCCTGCCTGATTGTCAGGGATCGGCTGAGACGGGTTCAAGGAGGAGTATGGATGCCTATCCGCGTTCTGCTGGTGGATGACCACAAGATAGTGCGCGATGGGCTACGGGCGCTGATCGAAAAACTGGCGCACTTGCAGGTGGCGGGCGAGGCTGACGACGGGAAAAAGGCGGTTGAAATGGCCGTTCAACTGCACCCGGATGTGGTAGTCATGGACCTGACCCTGCCGCGGCTCAACGGGATCGAGGCCACCAGCCAAATCCTGAAGGAAGTGCCCGGTGTCAAGGTGGTGGCCCTGTCCATGCACTCGGACCGCCGCTCGATCGTAGGCATGCTTCAGGCCGGCGCCGCGGGCTACCTGATGAAAGACTGCTCCTTCGATGAGCTGGATCTGGCCCTCAGATCGGTGGTCGCCGGGGGCAAGTATCTCTGCTCCATGGTGACCGTGACGGTGGTGGAGGATTATCTCCGTCAGCTTTCGTTTTACGGCTGCACCTGCGCGGAATCCGGCCTGACCCGGCGTGAGCGTGAGGTGCTCCAGTTGATCGCGGCGGGCAGGTCCACGCGTCAGACCGCGGAGTCCCTGCGGATCAGTATCAAGACCGTGGAATCCCACCGTCAGAACATCATGGACAAGACCGGTATTCACAGTGTGGCCGAGTTGACCAAGCTCGCCATCCGAATGAACCTGGCGGCCCTGGATGCCTGACTCCCCCCTTCCAGACCCTCTTTGGTCTAACGCCAGCTATTCATAATAATTGCCAGATAATCCGTGGCATAAAATCGGAGTATTCCCTATTGCTCTGCCAGTCTGGGTCTGGTAGCATATGGAGTGGTCGTCCG is part of the bacterium genome and harbors:
- a CDS encoding response regulator, with the translated sequence MRDLLTPRELAELCGVSPDTVRSWCFRKQIKFATTPGGHKRFRRQDVLEFLKERGFPIPQTDKISPIKVLVVDDEEGFRKSLVGALQKETAFNVKEAADGYDAGRMIGEFDPDVLIIDLVMPGIDGFKVCRDIKNREEEEQCRIIAVTGYPDENIFKRARESGADECLSKPLDVTTLIDLIRSQFQAPAPRRARGRRARRNIG
- a CDS encoding response regulator transcription factor translates to MPIRVLLVDDHKIVRDGLRALIEKLAHLQVAGEADDGKKAVEMAVQLHPDVVVMDLTLPRLNGIEATSQILKEVPGVKVVALSMHSDRRSIVGMLQAGAAGYLMKDCSFDELDLALRSVVAGGKYLCSMVTVTVVEDYLRQLSFYGCTCAESGLTRREREVLQLIAAGRSTRQTAESLRISIKTVESHRQNIMDKTGIHSVAELTKLAIRMNLAALDA